One part of the Sneathia vaginalis genome encodes these proteins:
- a CDS encoding NAD-dependent epimerase/dehydratase family protein, which produces MKVLVTGGAGFIGSHIVEKFVEKGHEVVVVDNLSSGTLDNIKGLSNVKFYKQDIRDKNLIDIFKMEKPDIVYNEAAQISVGCSIKDPYNDADINIMGLVNVLECCVKTNVKKFITASSAAVYGVPKSSVSYETDELQALSFYGLTKMTSEKYVRLYHDLFNLQYVILRYSNVFGPRQSCLGEAGVVAIFSDAMKNNKDIYIDGDGEQTRDFIYVKDVANANYLVGVENVKNETFNVSNNGKTSINELFSAMKKAFSYKKDAIHREKRLGDIRDSRLSNDLLKSKTSFETHYDIQSGLNEYAGSLGCI; this is translated from the coding sequence ATGAAAGTATTAGTAACAGGAGGAGCAGGATTTATTGGCTCACACATAGTTGAAAAATTTGTTGAGAAGGGACACGAAGTTGTAGTAGTAGATAATCTAAGTTCTGGTACTTTAGATAATATTAAAGGACTTTCAAATGTTAAATTCTATAAACAAGACATTCGTGACAAGAATCTTATTGATATCTTTAAAATGGAAAAACCAGACATAGTGTACAATGAAGCTGCACAGATAAGTGTTGGTTGTTCTATTAAAGATCCATATAATGATGCTGATATTAATATAATGGGATTAGTTAATGTGTTAGAATGCTGTGTTAAGACAAATGTTAAAAAATTCATAACAGCATCATCTGCTGCAGTATATGGAGTTCCTAAAAGTAGTGTTTCATATGAAACAGATGAGTTACAAGCCTTATCATTTTACGGTCTAACTAAGATGACTAGTGAAAAATATGTAAGACTATACCACGACTTATTTAATCTACAATATGTAATATTAAGATACTCAAATGTTTTTGGTCCAAGACAATCTTGTCTTGGTGAAGCAGGAGTAGTTGCAATATTTAGTGATGCAATGAAGAATAACAAAGATATATATATAGACGGTGATGGAGAACAAACAAGAGACTTCATTTATGTAAAAGATGTAGCTAATGCTAACTACTTAGTGGGTGTAGAAAATGTAAAAAATGAAACATTTAATGTATCAAATAATGGGAAGACTAGTATAAATGAATTGTTTTCTGCAATGAAAAAAGCATTTTCATACAAAAAAGATGCAATACATAGAGAAAAAAGACTTGGAGATATTAGGGATAGTAGACTATCTAATGACTTGTTAAAATCAAAAACTTCATTTGAAACACATTATGATATACAAAGTGGTCTAAATGAATATGCTGGGAGTTTAGGATGTATTTAA
- a CDS encoding TonB-dependent receptor, with protein sequence MKKTLILLTIISSVATFSKTNGFVEAYNENEANFKKNTDATFTAKELGVKTQVNVERTNLSFGGDFKFKDLQLNNTTSKNFLNHSSVWIKYDLSKKETGINSYVKATIKPKFHAEEAEKEMAQVRELKEEIQKLESKRAELAQAKVKAENDVREKIKLEKKVVDELKAKTADDGQLKKDIDKKEKEKQEELEKIEKQEGVIKESQEKINVQKDKVTAEENKLANIIEQYENEKKQKTGDELQQLEKKFKKDKEDQENNVTKEKGTLEYLKQTKNTAKLEKEKNEKKINEIDKALKPLKEEYENSKILLNNNENGKYDKDDPKAKALVEALEKAKKDITDNEASINAKTAAKNQIEVYKDNGGIDLEGDLSYKTEGAVFGVNSVLNVPFSNTYIKGNREITKDFATLIKSTHTAYFGVSDVLSGGLSVQHSYKGEDAMKYVSAKLDGKYAVSNDLDLVGKFRFKYQFNGEIDFKNEYLGNKDLLSFVNPKWNVSPLTYIHMYSLGLNYRKTLNITGFVGHGYEKASDLNYVNYGVMADVKYTGIDKLTLKANATLSELKVGDNHIGLFEFGANAKYDFNATDKFTVSPELDANVKFKTKEKVEDVKFVVTPKVSIKYVPVNGLTLSGSVGVPVTVMNSAYESTSIKTNLNIRYEW encoded by the coding sequence GTGAAAAAGACATTAATATTGTTGACAATAATTTCATCTGTTGCGACTTTTTCAAAAACTAACGGTTTTGTAGAAGCGTACAATGAAAATGAAGCCAATTTTAAAAAAAATACTGACGCAACATTCACTGCGAAAGAATTAGGTGTTAAAACACAAGTAAATGTAGAGAGGACTAACCTAAGCTTTGGAGGAGATTTTAAATTTAAAGACTTACAGTTAAATAATACAACATCTAAAAACTTTTTAAATCATTCAAGTGTATGGATAAAATACGACCTATCTAAAAAAGAAACAGGAATAAACTCATACGTAAAAGCAACAATCAAGCCAAAATTCCACGCTGAAGAAGCAGAAAAAGAAATGGCACAAGTAAGAGAACTAAAAGAAGAAATACAAAAACTAGAAAGCAAGAGAGCAGAACTAGCACAAGCTAAAGTTAAGGCAGAGAATGATGTTAGAGAGAAGATAAAGCTTGAGAAGAAAGTTGTTGATGAATTAAAAGCTAAGACAGCCGATGATGGTCAATTAAAAAAGGATATAGATAAAAAAGAAAAAGAAAAACAAGAAGAGTTAGAAAAAATAGAAAAACAAGAAGGAGTTATTAAAGAATCTCAAGAAAAAATAAATGTTCAAAAAGATAAAGTTACTGCTGAAGAAAATAAATTAGCAAATATTATTGAACAATATGAAAATGAAAAAAAACAAAAAACTGGAGATGAATTACAGCAACTTGAGAAAAAATTTAAAAAAGATAAAGAAGATCAGGAGAATAATGTAACTAAGGAAAAAGGAACATTGGAGTATTTAAAACAAACTAAAAATACTGCTAAGTTAGAAAAAGAAAAAAATGAGAAAAAAATTAACGAAATAGATAAAGCATTAAAACCACTGAAAGAAGAATATGAGAATAGTAAAATATTACTAAATAATAATGAAAATGGAAAATATGATAAGGATGATCCTAAAGCAAAAGCACTTGTAGAAGCACTAGAAAAAGCAAAAAAAGATATTACTGATAATGAAGCATCAATTAATGCAAAGACTGCTGCTAAGAACCAAATCGAAGTATACAAAGATAATGGTGGTATTGATTTAGAAGGTGACTTAAGCTATAAGACAGAAGGTGCTGTGTTTGGTGTTAACTCTGTTTTAAATGTGCCTTTCTCTAATACTTACATTAAAGGTAATAGAGAAATTACTAAAGATTTTGCTACATTAATTAAGTCTACACATACTGCATACTTTGGAGTATCAGATGTATTATCAGGGGGACTTTCAGTACAACACTCATACAAGGGTGAAGATGCTATGAAGTATGTTTCTGCAAAATTAGACGGTAAGTATGCAGTAAGCAATGATTTAGACTTAGTTGGTAAGTTTAGATTTAAATATCAATTTAATGGAGAAATAGACTTTAAGAATGAATATTTAGGTAATAAAGACCTATTATCTTTTGTTAATCCTAAATGGAATGTATCACCATTAACATACATACATATGTATTCATTAGGGTTGAATTATAGAAAAACACTTAATATAACTGGATTTGTTGGACATGGATATGAAAAGGCAAGTGACCTTAATTATGTAAATTATGGTGTAATGGCAGATGTTAAGTATACAGGTATAGATAAATTAACTTTAAAAGCTAATGCAACATTATCAGAATTAAAAGTTGGTGATAATCATATTGGATTATTTGAATTTGGTGCAAATGCTAAGTATGACTTCAATGCTACAGATAAATTCACAGTAAGTCCTGAATTAGATGCAAATGTTAAGTTTAAAACAAAAGAAAAAGTTGAAGATGTTAAGTTTGTAGTAACACCAAAGGTAAGTATAAAATACGTACCAGTAAACGGATTAACTTTATCTGGATCAGTTGGAGTACCAGTTACTGTTATGAACTCAGCATATGAAAGTACATCAATAAAAACAAATTTAAATATTAGATACGAATGGTAA